In one Brevibacillus composti genomic region, the following are encoded:
- the dnaB gene encoding replicative DNA helicase → MSDLFLDRVPPQNNEAEQSVLGAVFLSKEALITAIEILRPEDFYKTAHQRIFKTMQDLYDKGEPVDLVTVTAELQDHKLLDEVGGVPYLTEIASSVPTAANIEYYAKIVEEKSLLRRLILTATKIANDGYSREDEVGEIIADAEKYILEIAQNRNSGGFTPIRDVLLETYERIEFLSQRRGDVTGIPSGYPDLDKMTAGFQRSDLIILAARPSVGKTAFALNVAQNVAARAGETVAIFSLEMAASQLVQRMICAEGNLDASRMRSGWLEEDDWQKLTMAIGTLAKAPIYIDDTPGVTVQDIRAKCRRLQAERGLGMILIDYLQLIHGRGKGDNRQQEVSEISRTLKGIARELNVPVIALSQLSRSVEQRQDKRPMMSDIRESGSIEQDADIVAFLYRDDYYDKETENKNVIEIIIAKQRNGPTGTVELAFLKEYNKFVSLDNRYRDAAG, encoded by the coding sequence GTGAGCGACCTGTTTTTGGACCGTGTGCCGCCGCAAAACAACGAAGCGGAGCAGTCAGTTTTGGGGGCCGTGTTCTTATCGAAGGAAGCTCTCATCACGGCAATCGAAATCCTTCGACCCGAAGATTTTTACAAAACCGCCCATCAGCGGATTTTCAAAACCATGCAGGACCTCTACGACAAAGGGGAGCCGGTCGACCTGGTCACGGTGACCGCAGAGCTGCAGGATCACAAGCTGCTGGATGAAGTGGGCGGCGTTCCTTATCTCACGGAGATTGCCAGCTCGGTTCCCACCGCAGCCAACATCGAATACTACGCGAAAATCGTCGAGGAGAAGTCTCTCCTGCGGCGATTGATTTTGACGGCGACCAAAATCGCCAACGACGGATATTCCCGTGAGGACGAAGTCGGGGAGATCATCGCCGATGCGGAGAAATACATCCTGGAGATCGCCCAGAACCGGAACAGCGGCGGATTTACGCCGATTCGCGACGTCCTGTTGGAGACCTATGAACGGATTGAGTTTCTCAGCCAGCGGCGCGGAGATGTCACCGGCATTCCATCCGGATACCCCGATTTGGACAAGATGACCGCCGGTTTTCAACGAAGCGACCTGATCATCCTGGCAGCCCGCCCCTCTGTAGGGAAGACGGCTTTCGCGCTGAATGTCGCCCAGAATGTGGCGGCACGCGCAGGAGAGACCGTCGCGATTTTCTCACTGGAGATGGCGGCTTCCCAGCTGGTGCAGCGGATGATTTGTGCGGAGGGCAATCTGGACGCCTCCCGCATGCGTTCCGGCTGGCTGGAGGAGGATGACTGGCAAAAGCTGACGATGGCGATTGGGACGCTGGCCAAAGCGCCGATCTACATCGACGATACGCCGGGCGTCACCGTCCAGGACATCCGTGCCAAGTGCCGGCGCCTCCAGGCCGAACGCGGCCTCGGGATGATCCTGATCGACTACCTGCAGCTGATCCACGGGCGCGGCAAGGGCGACAACCGCCAGCAGGAGGTATCGGAAATCTCCCGAACGCTGAAGGGAATTGCCAGGGAGCTGAATGTGCCGGTCATCGCTCTGTCCCAGCTCAGCCGCTCCGTGGAGCAGCGCCAGGACAAGCGGCCGATGATGTCGGATATTCGTGAGTCCGGCTCGATTGAGCAGGATGCCGATATTGTCGCGTTTCTGTATCGGGACGACTATTACGACAAGGAAACCGAGAACAAAAACGTGATCGAAATCATCATTGCTAAGCAGCGTAACGGCCCGACCGGAACGGTGGAGCTGGCGTTTTTGAAGGAATATAACAAATTTGTCAGTTTGGACAACCGTTATCGCGATGCGGCAGGATGA
- the rplI gene encoding 50S ribosomal protein L9, which yields MKVIFLKDVKGQGKKGEVKDLSEGYVRNFLLPRGLVKEATEANMKTLDAQQRSEAKRKEQEKLDAEKLAETINEITVKVAGKAGDGGRLFGAISSKQVAQALEDQFQIKLDKRKLEMEAIRALGVTQVKVKLHNEVTATLKVHVVEEK from the coding sequence ATGAAAGTAATTTTTCTGAAGGATGTAAAGGGGCAAGGCAAAAAGGGAGAAGTCAAAGATCTCTCGGAAGGCTACGTACGCAATTTCTTGCTGCCGCGGGGATTGGTAAAAGAAGCTACCGAAGCCAATATGAAAACGCTGGATGCCCAGCAGCGCAGCGAGGCCAAGCGCAAAGAGCAGGAAAAGCTCGATGCGGAAAAGCTGGCTGAGACGATCAATGAAATCACCGTAAAGGTAGCGGGGAAAGCGGGAGACGGCGGACGATTGTTCGGAGCCATCTCCAGCAAGCAAGTCGCGCAGGCGCTGGAAGATCAGTTCCAAATCAAGCTGGACAAACGCAAGCTGGAGATGGAAGCGATCCGCGCGCTGGGTGTGACCCAAGTCAAAGTGAAGCTTCATAATGAAGTGACCGCTACACTGAAAGTGCATGTCGTGGAAGAGAAATAA
- a CDS encoding DHH family phosphoesterase — protein sequence MPKFLLKRWYGLHMVLALTFSLLLLGILTLHHWMYGAIGVICLIGLVIYVLQAEKGFQRDLRLYLATVTHRVKKAGEGVIQEMPIGILLYNEEKVIEWVNPFMTNMSGDEMMIGKNLLDVFPQLTLKPEQKRLEFVYNERTYEVLVRGEERLLYFTDITNFKELTLRYHREKAVLAIIHLDNLDEVGQVMDDQSRTLLSTSVAGVITEWANRHGIYLRRVSADKFLALMERETLDKLEESRFDILDVVREMTADNKIPITLSIGAGAAANSYIELGQMAQSSLDIALGRGGDQAAVKIGNKLTFFGGKSNAVEKRTRVRARVIAHALRDLIHEAEHVIVMGHKQPDMDSIGASLGVLKAVQLHKKDAYIVMDEGNSSVDRLMKEIYAHEELAEAFITPEQAIRLITGRTLLVVVDTHRPSLVIEPRLLEETSRIVVIDHHRRSEEFIEPVLLYLEPYASSTSELVTELLQYQSERLNIDSLIATALLAGIVVDTKSFAFRTGSRTFEAASFLRRNGADTAAVQRLLKEDLNQYVKRARVIMNTEKYRDNMAIAVGDPQEEFTQVQVAQAAEQLLTLSGIQAAFVVARRADDTVLISARSLGDINVQSIMEHLGGGGHLTAAANQMEGVSLKEAVRRLKEAIDEVV from the coding sequence ATGCCCAAATTCCTGTTAAAGCGATGGTACGGGCTGCACATGGTCTTGGCTCTTACCTTTAGCTTGTTGCTGCTGGGAATTTTGACGCTTCATCACTGGATGTACGGGGCGATCGGGGTCATCTGCCTAATCGGGCTCGTAATCTATGTCCTGCAGGCTGAAAAAGGCTTCCAGCGGGATCTTCGTCTGTACTTGGCCACGGTCACGCACCGGGTCAAAAAAGCGGGCGAAGGCGTCATTCAGGAAATGCCGATTGGGATCTTGCTATACAACGAAGAAAAAGTAATTGAGTGGGTAAACCCCTTCATGACCAATATGTCCGGTGACGAGATGATGATCGGGAAAAATCTTCTCGACGTCTTTCCGCAGTTGACGCTGAAGCCGGAGCAGAAGAGACTGGAATTTGTGTATAACGAGCGCACCTATGAAGTGCTGGTCCGGGGAGAAGAGAGATTGCTCTACTTCACGGACATCACCAACTTCAAAGAGCTGACGCTGCGTTACCATCGCGAAAAAGCGGTGCTGGCCATCATACATCTGGACAATCTCGATGAGGTCGGTCAGGTCATGGATGATCAGAGCCGTACCCTTCTTTCGACGAGTGTGGCCGGCGTGATTACCGAATGGGCCAACCGGCACGGCATCTATTTGCGCCGCGTCTCTGCGGACAAATTTTTGGCGTTGATGGAGCGGGAGACACTCGACAAACTGGAAGAGAGCCGCTTTGACATCCTCGATGTGGTGCGGGAGATGACCGCGGACAACAAGATTCCGATCACCCTGAGCATCGGGGCGGGAGCGGCGGCCAATTCCTACATCGAGCTGGGGCAGATGGCGCAATCCAGCTTGGATATTGCCCTCGGCCGCGGCGGCGACCAGGCGGCCGTCAAGATTGGAAACAAGCTGACCTTTTTTGGCGGCAAATCCAATGCAGTTGAAAAACGGACACGGGTCCGCGCGAGGGTCATCGCCCATGCGCTGCGGGATCTGATCCACGAAGCGGAGCACGTCATCGTCATGGGGCACAAGCAGCCGGATATGGACTCCATCGGGGCGTCGCTCGGCGTACTGAAAGCTGTGCAACTCCACAAAAAAGATGCCTATATCGTCATGGACGAAGGAAATTCGTCTGTGGATCGTTTGATGAAAGAAATCTATGCGCACGAAGAGCTGGCGGAAGCCTTTATCACGCCGGAACAGGCCATTCGTCTGATTACCGGGCGCACCCTGCTCGTAGTCGTCGATACGCATCGGCCGTCCCTGGTCATCGAGCCGCGGCTGCTCGAGGAGACCAGCCGTATCGTGGTGATCGACCACCACAGACGCTCGGAGGAGTTCATCGAGCCGGTGCTCCTCTATCTGGAGCCGTATGCTTCCTCCACGTCTGAACTGGTGACCGAGCTCTTGCAATACCAGAGCGAACGCTTGAACATCGACAGCCTGATCGCGACCGCGCTGCTGGCCGGAATCGTGGTGGATACCAAAAGCTTTGCGTTTCGCACAGGCTCGCGCACATTTGAAGCGGCCTCGTTCCTTCGTCGGAACGGTGCGGATACAGCAGCCGTGCAGCGTCTCTTGAAAGAAGACCTGAACCAGTATGTGAAGCGGGCTCGGGTCATCATGAATACCGAGAAGTACCGGGACAATATGGCGATTGCCGTCGGCGATCCGCAGGAAGAGTTCACACAGGTGCAGGTGGCTCAAGCGGCGGAGCAATTGTTGACGCTGTCGGGCATCCAAGCCGCCTTTGTCGTCGCCAGAAGAGCGGACGATACGGTACTGATCAGTGCCCGTTCACTCGGGGACATCAATGTTCAATCGATCATGGAGCATCTGGGCGGAGGCGGCCATTTGACAGCCGCAGCCAACCAGATGGAGGGAGTATCCTTAAAAGAGGCAGTCAGACGATTGAAAGAAGCGATTGACGAAGTCGTCTAA
- a CDS encoding DUF2232 domain-containing protein → MPSKTKQLAENALLLGIALVLLFVSTYTVAGVVTSLLLPLPFVLLGMRRTMSSTIWIVVVFAFLGGVFTGIVSALMALTVALWGAVMGQMYAKRGSALAAITAGAAVVFLGYVAILALSTYIFGLDLNEMMKRAAEYKPPFMPQEQFDQGMQLVKMGMPAFLVMMSFIQSGITHGISRLVGKRMRLSVPALPPLRDWSFPRSLLYYYFISMMALLFMGNDLEGTFWTSAVLNVKVMLDVILTLQGLAFCFFSIHLYNRKALAPVLIVSLFIFPPLTTILSLLGIFDLGVNLRKRLETRVKRG, encoded by the coding sequence ATGCCTTCGAAAACCAAACAATTGGCGGAGAACGCCCTATTACTGGGAATTGCATTGGTTCTGCTGTTCGTCAGTACATATACAGTAGCAGGCGTAGTTACGAGCCTGCTCTTGCCCTTGCCGTTTGTCCTCTTGGGAATGCGCAGAACCATGTCATCCACGATCTGGATTGTCGTCGTATTCGCATTCCTGGGCGGAGTGTTTACAGGAATCGTGTCTGCTCTCATGGCATTGACGGTGGCTCTCTGGGGAGCCGTCATGGGGCAGATGTACGCCAAAAGAGGGTCGGCGCTTGCGGCAATCACTGCGGGAGCTGCTGTCGTCTTCCTCGGTTATGTGGCGATTTTGGCCCTGTCCACGTACATCTTCGGCTTGGATTTGAACGAGATGATGAAACGGGCGGCGGAATACAAGCCCCCCTTTATGCCGCAGGAGCAGTTTGATCAGGGAATGCAACTCGTCAAAATGGGGATGCCAGCCTTTCTCGTGATGATGAGTTTTATACAAAGCGGGATTACGCACGGCATATCCCGGCTCGTGGGGAAACGGATGAGACTGTCTGTTCCGGCTCTGCCACCGCTCCGGGATTGGAGTTTTCCGCGCTCTCTTTTGTACTACTATTTTATTTCCATGATGGCTCTGCTTTTCATGGGCAATGACCTGGAAGGGACCTTCTGGACGAGCGCGGTACTGAATGTCAAGGTGATGCTGGATGTCATTTTGACTTTGCAGGGACTTGCCTTTTGCTTCTTTTCCATTCATTTGTACAACAGGAAGGCATTGGCTCCTGTGCTCATTGTCTCTCTATTTATTTTTCCTCCGCTAACCACTATACTTAGCTTATTGGGCATATTTGATTTGGGAGTAAACTTGCGAAAGAGACTGGAAACAAGAGTGAAGAGGGGCTGA
- the rpsR gene encoding 30S ribosomal protein S18, which translates to MARKGRPNKRRKVCFFKVNKIKHIDYKDVDLLKKFISERGKILPRRVTGTSAKYQRALTVAIKRARQVALLPYTTE; encoded by the coding sequence ATGGCACGTAAAGGACGTCCAAATAAACGCCGCAAAGTATGCTTTTTCAAAGTAAATAAAATCAAGCATATTGACTACAAAGATGTTGATCTGCTGAAAAAGTTTATCAGCGAACGTGGCAAAATCCTGCCTCGTCGTGTGACTGGTACTTCGGCGAAGTATCAACGCGCACTGACTGTTGCGATCAAACGCGCTCGTCAAGTAGCGTTGCTGCCGTACACCACTGAATAA
- a CDS encoding single-stranded DNA-binding protein yields the protein MNKVILIGNLTKDPELRYTPNGVAVTTFTLAINRPRPNQAGEREADFINIVAWQKLADLCATYLRKGRQAAVEGRLQTRSYDNKEGKKVYVTEVVAENVQFLGGKGGEGSGFDPGFGGSKPFGGQRDEMDAFRDPFANTGKPINISDDDLPF from the coding sequence ATGAATAAAGTCATTCTCATCGGCAACCTGACGAAAGATCCGGAGCTTCGCTATACGCCGAATGGCGTCGCCGTTACCACCTTTACCTTGGCCATCAACCGTCCGCGTCCGAACCAGGCGGGCGAGCGTGAAGCCGACTTCATTAATATTGTCGCTTGGCAAAAGCTGGCCGACCTGTGCGCTACCTATTTGCGCAAAGGAAGACAAGCTGCTGTCGAGGGCCGTCTGCAGACGCGCTCCTATGACAATAAGGAAGGAAAAAAGGTATACGTGACGGAAGTCGTTGCGGAGAACGTTCAGTTTCTCGGCGGAAAAGGCGGAGAAGGTTCGGGCTTTGACCCAGGCTTTGGCGGAAGCAAACCGTTCGGCGGTCAGAGGGATGAGATGGATGCGTTTAGGGATCCCTTTGCGAATACTGGCAAGCCTATCAACATTTCGGACGATGACTTGCCGTTCTGA
- the rpsF gene encoding 30S ribosomal protein S6 has translation MRQYEVMYVLRPDLEEEKIKANVARYSDVITSFGGEITKLQEMGKRRLAYEIQKFREGYYVLMNFKSNADAVAEADRLMKINDDIIRFLFIREEK, from the coding sequence ATGCGTCAATACGAAGTGATGTACGTATTGCGTCCAGACCTTGAAGAGGAGAAAATCAAAGCCAACGTTGCTCGTTACAGCGATGTAATCACCAGCTTCGGCGGAGAGATCACGAAACTTCAAGAAATGGGCAAACGTCGTCTTGCTTATGAGATCCAAAAGTTCCGTGAAGGTTACTACGTTTTGATGAACTTCAAATCGAATGCTGATGCTGTTGCGGAAGCAGATCGTCTCATGAAAATCAACGACGACATTATTCGCTTCTTGTTCATTCGTGAAGAGAAGTAA
- the ychF gene encoding redox-regulated ATPase YchF: protein MGASCGIVGLPNVGKSTLFNAITQAGAESANYPFCTIDPNVGVVEVPDPRLNKLTEIVVPNKVVPTAFEFVDIAGLVKGASKGEGLGNQFLGHIREVDAIAHVVRCFEDENITHVAGRVDPLSDIETINLELIFADLDSVERRIDRIARKVKAGDKEAKQELDVLERLKAAFEAGQSARSVEMSEDELKLIRDLHLLTIKPVLYVCNVAEDGILDADNNPHVQTVRKFAAEEGAQVVVISAKVEAEIAELEGEDKQMFLEELGLQESGLDRLIRAAYELLGLITYFTAGVQEVRAWTIRQNTKAPQAAGVIHTDFERGFIRAEVIAYDDLVEAGSVAAARDKGKYRLEGKEYIVQDGDVMHFRFNV, encoded by the coding sequence ATGGGTGCATCTTGTGGCATTGTAGGACTTCCCAACGTAGGCAAGTCGACTCTGTTCAATGCGATTACGCAAGCGGGAGCAGAATCGGCCAACTATCCGTTCTGTACGATCGATCCCAACGTGGGGGTAGTCGAGGTGCCAGACCCGCGCCTGAACAAACTGACGGAGATCGTCGTTCCCAATAAAGTAGTCCCGACGGCGTTTGAGTTCGTCGATATTGCCGGACTTGTAAAAGGAGCCAGCAAAGGGGAGGGACTGGGCAACCAGTTTCTCGGCCATATCCGCGAGGTGGATGCCATCGCGCACGTGGTTCGCTGCTTTGAGGATGAGAACATCACGCACGTGGCGGGACGCGTAGATCCGCTGAGCGATATTGAAACGATTAACCTGGAGCTGATTTTTGCCGATCTCGACTCGGTAGAGCGCCGGATCGACCGGATCGCCCGCAAGGTAAAAGCCGGGGATAAGGAAGCAAAGCAGGAGCTGGACGTGCTGGAGCGGCTGAAGGCTGCTTTTGAAGCAGGACAGTCCGCACGCAGTGTGGAGATGAGCGAGGATGAGCTAAAACTGATTCGCGACCTCCACTTGCTGACGATCAAGCCGGTACTGTATGTGTGCAACGTAGCCGAAGACGGCATCCTTGACGCGGACAACAATCCGCATGTGCAGACTGTCCGCAAATTTGCCGCAGAAGAAGGCGCGCAGGTCGTCGTGATCAGCGCCAAAGTAGAAGCGGAGATCGCCGAGCTGGAGGGCGAGGACAAGCAGATGTTCCTCGAAGAGCTGGGATTGCAAGAATCCGGTCTCGACCGTCTGATCCGCGCCGCTTATGAGCTGCTCGGTCTGATTACGTACTTCACGGCAGGCGTACAGGAAGTCCGTGCTTGGACGATTCGCCAAAACACCAAGGCTCCGCAAGCTGCGGGGGTCATCCACACCGACTTCGAGCGCGGCTTTATCCGTGCCGAGGTGATCGCCTACGACGATCTGGTGGAGGCCGGTTCGGTAGCCGCCGCCCGGGACAAGGGAAAATACCGCCTGGAGGGGAAAGAGTACATCGTGCAGGACGGAGATGTCATGCATTTCCGGTTCAATGTATAG
- the pepF gene encoding oligoendopeptidase F yields the protein MKKRAFTSLTALAIALSMVSTPFIPYSTQAVAAAEQAAPVFKDRSEIPEAYKWRLDHIYASVQDWEKDVAKVEEMAQAFTKHQGKLNSADALKKALDDYSDLMRLNDKAYVYANMALDVNSSNAELQKLADRTEKMYTLVSEKTAWLQPEIVAIPDGKMKNLLASKELAPYKMMLEDLIRTKPHSLSKEIEELLAKSLPLGSSPTNIYGMLSKDVRFPKIKDEKGNEVQLTRANFVSYLESKDQRVRKEAFQAYYKALTDFQDTFAQTLAAKVKADNYYADVRNYNSALEASLTPNNIPTKVYDELIDTVNENLPLLHRYISLKKKMLGVPELHMYDIYVPIVPSDDRYIPYEEGKKMVADGLQAMGGEYVKIMSEGMESGWVDVYSTDDKRNGAYQWGAYDTHPYVLLNYQGTLDDVFTIAHEMGHAMQSYYTNKTQPYITSNYPTFTAEVASTMNETLLFKDMYAKAETKAEKMYLLNHYLENFRSTLFRQTQFAEFERAIHEKEQAGESLNAEAIKKIYLDINKKYYGKDMVSDDEIAMEWARVSHFFNYKYYVYQYATSFAASQALAKQVLDEGDAAVERIQKNFLEAGNSAPPIEVLKAAGVDMSTSKPIEQAMEIFEETLNELEKLVNEK from the coding sequence TTGAAAAAGCGAGCATTTACCTCATTGACGGCGCTGGCGATTGCCTTGTCCATGGTCAGCACGCCATTTATCCCATACAGCACGCAGGCCGTAGCAGCTGCGGAGCAGGCGGCACCTGTCTTTAAGGACCGTTCGGAAATCCCGGAGGCATACAAGTGGCGGCTGGATCACATTTATGCCAGCGTCCAGGATTGGGAAAAGGACGTAGCCAAAGTAGAGGAAATGGCGCAGGCTTTTACCAAACATCAAGGCAAGCTCAATTCGGCCGACGCCCTGAAAAAAGCGCTCGACGACTACAGCGACCTGATGCGTCTCAATGACAAGGCCTATGTGTATGCCAATATGGCGCTGGATGTGAACTCCTCCAATGCGGAACTGCAAAAACTGGCTGACCGCACGGAAAAAATGTACACGCTGGTGTCGGAAAAGACAGCCTGGCTGCAGCCGGAGATCGTGGCCATTCCTGACGGCAAGATGAAGAATCTGCTCGCGTCCAAGGAACTGGCTCCGTATAAAATGATGCTGGAGGACCTGATCAGGACCAAGCCGCATTCCCTGTCCAAGGAAATCGAGGAACTGCTGGCCAAATCCTTGCCGCTCGGCAGTTCTCCGACCAATATTTACGGCATGCTGTCCAAAGACGTTCGTTTCCCGAAGATCAAGGATGAAAAAGGCAATGAAGTGCAGCTGACGAGAGCCAACTTCGTTTCCTATCTGGAAAGCAAGGACCAGCGTGTCCGCAAAGAGGCTTTCCAGGCGTATTACAAGGCGCTGACGGATTTTCAGGACACTTTTGCCCAGACGCTGGCCGCCAAGGTAAAAGCGGACAACTATTATGCCGATGTGCGCAATTACAACTCGGCGCTGGAGGCAAGCCTGACGCCGAATAATATCCCGACGAAGGTGTACGACGAGTTGATTGATACGGTGAATGAAAATCTGCCGCTTTTGCACCGGTACATTTCTTTGAAAAAGAAGATGCTGGGTGTTCCGGAGCTGCACATGTACGATATTTACGTGCCGATCGTGCCGTCGGATGACCGGTACATCCCGTACGAAGAAGGCAAGAAAATGGTCGCGGACGGCCTGCAGGCGATGGGCGGCGAATACGTGAAGATCATGTCCGAGGGCATGGAGAGCGGTTGGGTAGATGTCTATTCCACCGACGACAAGCGGAACGGCGCGTATCAGTGGGGCGCGTATGACACGCATCCGTACGTGCTTTTGAACTACCAGGGAACGCTGGATGACGTCTTCACCATCGCCCACGAGATGGGCCATGCGATGCAGTCCTACTACACCAACAAAACGCAGCCGTACATCACGTCCAACTATCCGACGTTTACGGCGGAAGTGGCTTCGACGATGAATGAGACGCTCCTGTTCAAAGATATGTACGCAAAGGCTGAGACCAAGGCCGAGAAGATGTACCTCTTGAATCACTATCTGGAGAATTTCCGCTCCACGCTGTTCCGTCAAACCCAATTCGCCGAGTTTGAGCGGGCGATCCATGAGAAGGAGCAGGCGGGCGAATCTCTCAACGCCGAAGCGATCAAGAAGATTTACCTCGATATTAACAAGAAGTACTACGGCAAGGACATGGTCTCCGACGACGAGATCGCGATGGAGTGGGCGCGTGTCTCCCATTTCTTCAACTACAAATACTACGTCTATCAATACGCAACCAGCTTCGCTGCGTCCCAGGCGCTGGCCAAGCAAGTCCTGGACGAGGGCGACGCGGCTGTCGAGCGCATCCAGAAGAACTTCCTCGAGGCGGGCAATTCCGCACCGCCGATCGAAGTGCTGAAGGCGGCTGGCGTGGATATGTCCACCTCCAAGCCGATTGAGCAAGCAATGGAGATCTTCGAGGAGACGCTCAATGAGCTGGAAAAGCTGGTAAACGAAAAATAA
- a CDS encoding YjcZ family sporulation protein, producing MGIFNGNFDDFALVLVLFILLVIVGCDCD from the coding sequence GTGGGTATCTTCAATGGCAACTTTGACGACTTCGCGCTTGTATTGGTTCTCTTCATCCTGCTCGTGATCGTTGGTTGTGACTGTGATTAA
- a CDS encoding Ig-like domain-containing protein codes for MKRRRKGTWVLGMVMLMLAAFAFVPAADASQGTGWTAVIKPANHAQDVDPDALVTLVFPDKVKAKTGKDLTNSSIPSLVKLVNSKKRNIPYTAKWDSGKKIITIDPVGDLEAGERFTVTLVENKLKDGQGRLNRGVSSTFTTKKAVDKIAPVATILPGHGAKSVKLDEKVTIQFAEPVMLADGTALSSKLARQLVEVTDKYGKPVAHSVTWNKSKRTLTIKPKGKWQPHSSYQIDVRPHLLKDEAGNRNPGQRTQFTTAGK; via the coding sequence ATGAAAAGAAGGCGGAAAGGTACGTGGGTGCTGGGTATGGTGATGCTGATGCTGGCTGCTTTTGCTTTTGTCCCGGCAGCCGATGCCAGTCAGGGGACGGGATGGACGGCCGTCATCAAGCCGGCCAACCATGCGCAAGACGTAGACCCTGATGCCCTGGTTACTCTGGTTTTTCCCGATAAAGTCAAAGCAAAGACGGGAAAAGACCTGACTAACAGTTCCATTCCTTCGCTGGTCAAACTGGTCAACAGCAAAAAGCGGAACATCCCGTACACTGCCAAGTGGGACAGCGGCAAGAAAATAATTACGATTGACCCGGTGGGCGATTTGGAAGCGGGGGAACGGTTTACAGTCACCCTTGTGGAAAACAAGCTGAAGGATGGACAGGGGCGTCTCAACCGGGGAGTGTCCAGCACCTTTACCACCAAAAAAGCTGTGGATAAAATCGCGCCTGTCGCGACCATCCTGCCGGGCCATGGCGCCAAATCGGTCAAGCTGGATGAAAAGGTAACCATTCAGTTTGCGGAACCCGTCATGCTGGCGGATGGAACGGCATTGTCGAGCAAGCTGGCGAGGCAGCTCGTCGAAGTGACGGACAAGTACGGAAAGCCTGTGGCACACAGCGTTACCTGGAACAAGAGCAAAAGAACCCTGACAATCAAGCCAAAAGGAAAGTGGCAACCCCACAGTTCGTATCAAATCGACGTACGTCCCCATCTCTTGAAAGATGAGGCCGGCAACCGCAATCCCGGACAGCGGACGCAGTTTACGACAGCAGGAAAGTAA
- a CDS encoding DUF951 domain-containing protein, whose protein sequence is MQRKQFGLHDVVQMKKAHPCGTNAWKVIRMGMDIRIKCTGCDHSVMIPRLEFERKMKKVLIHAEGEPEA, encoded by the coding sequence ATGCAGAGGAAGCAGTTTGGATTACATGACGTGGTGCAGATGAAAAAAGCGCATCCTTGCGGGACAAACGCCTGGAAAGTGATCCGGATGGGCATGGATATTCGCATAAAATGTACCGGCTGCGATCACAGTGTCATGATTCCGCGGCTGGAATTTGAGCGGAAAATGAAAAAAGTGCTGATTCACGCCGAAGGAGAGCCGGAAGCGTAA